One window from the genome of Nicotiana tomentosiformis chromosome 5, ASM39032v3, whole genome shotgun sequence encodes:
- the LOC104120685 gene encoding zinc finger CCCH domain-containing protein 39, whose protein sequence is MSYSDPPPPHPPFMPMPFAGGDIGEVWPQSPMNHEFPESYSQFDHAPPFKRLRNSDNNSPNSANYTPTNSRVNQLNLIGNKGTSHIFFKTRMCAKFMEGTCRNGEHCTFAHGVEDLREPPPNWQELVREKDRGVVGNWNDDQKIIHRMKICKKFYNGEECPYGDKCNFLHERPPKFKADIPRQRESSAISIGTTGNRSDAELNEISKHGIVDSDAVRIKPIYWKTKMCSKWETTGQCPFRDRCHFAHGQSELQVPSGPDLLMNSLPIMPRPFSVPLVELSSANAVVNASIQEEKEDKKILKWKLTKKIYRIYADWIDDLVPPHLLASKADS, encoded by the exons ATGAGTTATTCTGATCCACCACCTCCTCACCCGCCCTTTATGCCAATGCCATTCGCTGGCGGTGATATTGGAGAAGTGTGGCCACAATCTCCAATGAACCATGAATTTCCTGAGTCCTATTCTCAATTTGATCATGCACCTCCTTTCAAGAGACTGAggaattccgataacaactcaccGAATTCTGCAAATTATACTCCTACGAATTCCAGAGTGAACCAGCTGAATCTTATAGGAAACAAAGGAACGAGccatatatttttcaaaacacgCATGTGTGCCAAGTTCATGGAAGGAACTTGCAGGAATGGGGAACATTGTACATTTGCTCATGGTGTTGAAGATTTGCGTGAGCCCCCTCCGAATTGGCAGGAACTAGTACGTGAAAAGGATAGAGGGGTAGTAGGGAACTGGAATGATGATCAGAAAATAATACATAGGATGAAAATTTGCAAGAAGTTTTATAACGGAGAGGAGTGTCCTTATGGAGATAAGTGTAATTTTCTTCATGAGCGTCCTCCGAAATTTAAGGCTGACATTCCAAGGCAAAGGGAAAGTTCTGCAATAAGCATCGGAACTACAGGTAACAGAAGTGATGCTGAGTTGAATGAGATTAGTAAGCATGGAATTGTAGATTCAGATGCTGTTCGAATTAAGCCTATATATTGGAAGACAAAGATGTGTAGTAAGTGGGAGACAACTGGTCAATGCCCCTTCCGAGATCGTTGCCACTTTGCTCATGGCCAATCAG AGTTACAGGTGCCTAGTGGTCCGGACTTGTTGATGAATTCTCTCCCCATTATGCCAAGGCCCTTCTCTGTTCCACTTGTTGAGTTATCCTCTGCAAATGCAGTGGTTAATGCTTCGATACAAGAAGAAAAAGAGGATAAGAAAATCTTAAAATGGAAACTGACCAAGAAGATCTATCGGATATATGCAGATTGGATTGATGATCTAGTCCCGCCCCACCTATTAGCCAGTAAAGCCGATAGCTGA